In Vicia villosa cultivar HV-30 ecotype Madison, WI unplaced genomic scaffold, Vvil1.0 ctg.002741F_1_1, whole genome shotgun sequence, a genomic segment contains:
- the LOC131639689 gene encoding pentatricopeptide repeat-containing protein At1g73400, mitochondrial-like, translating to MPSIPKRKIIFMGMFNRYINSLKNPSFSALTHHQNHYHSYLFRNKALPQIETTLQSSMFHVFKNSTNCQLPLSDSHCVQLIQSSLPKNSFVAFHLSNRRYCSETVTMNQDSDCGVNDDVVDVNSMVESSGFESAIDKVHTTVMDNLLGFRNMEKALEKLGIPLSTPLVTGVLHRLRYDEKIAFRFFTWAGHQDNYSHEPCAYNDMMDILSSTKYKVKQFRIVCDVLDYMKRNNKSTVPAEVLMNILRKYTERYLTHVQKFAKKKRVRVKTQPEINAFNFLLDALCKCCLVEEAEGFYKRMRKMINPNGDTYNILVFGWCRVRNPTRGMKVLEEMIELGHKPDNFTYNTALDTYCKTGMISDAVELFEFMRTKGSIISSPTAKSYSILIAALVQNDRMEECLKIMGHMISSGCLPDVTTYKDIIEGMCLCGKIDEAYKFLEEMGNKGYRPDIVTYNCFLKVLCDNKKSEEALKLYGRMIDLNCVPSVQTYNMLISMFFRMDDPDGAFETWHEMEKRGCRPDTDTYCVTIEGLFNFNKAEDACILLEEVIYKGMKLPYRKFDSLLMQLSMIGDLQAIHKLSDHMRKFYNNPMARRYALSQKRKSMGLRGKS from the coding sequence ATGCCTTCGATCCCAAAACGAAAAATTATCTTCATGGGCATGTTTAATAGGTACATAAACTCTCTCAAAAACCCTTCCTTTTCAGCACTCACCCATCATCAGAATCACTATCACTCTTATCTATTCAGAAACAAAGCTTTGCCACAAATTGAAACCACCCTTCAATCATCAATGTTTCATGTATTTAAAAACTCTACTAATTGTCAATTACCATTATCAGATTCTCATTGTGTTCAATTGATTCAATCTTCATTGCCAAAGAACTCCTTTGTTGCATTTCATTTATCCAATCGCCGTTATTGTTCAGAAACGGTTACCATGAACCAAGATTCTGATTGTGGTGTGAATGATGATGTTGTGGATGTTAATAGTATGGTGGAGAGTAGTGGTTTTGAGAGTGCTATTGATAAGGTGCATACCACTGTAATGGATAATTTACTTGGTTTTCGTAATATGGAGAAAGCTCTTGAAAAATTAGGCATCCCTTTGTCCACACCATTGGTTACTGGTGTGTTGCATAGGCTTCGATATGATGAAAAGATTGCGTTTCGGTTTTTCACATGGGCTGGTCATCAAGATAATTATTCACATGAGCCTTGTGCTTATAATGATATGATGGATATTTTGTCTAGTACAAAGTATAAAGTAAAACAGTTTCGTATTGTTTGTGATGTGTTGGATTATATGAAGAGGAACAACAAGAGTACGGTTCCGGCGGAAGTTCTGATGAATATTTTGAGGAAATATACTGAGAGGTATTTGACTCATGTGCAAAAGTTTGCAAAGAAGAAGAGGGTAAGAGTGAAGACGCAACCGGAAATAAATGCGTTCAACTTTCTGTTGGATGCTTTGTGCAAGTGTTGCTTGGTTGAGGAAGCTGAAGGGTTCTATAAGAGAATGAGAAAAATGATCAATCCAAACGGGGATACATATAATATTTTGGTTTTCGGATGGTGCAGGGTTAGAAACCCGACTAGAGGGATGAAAGTGTTGGAAGAAATGATTGAATTGGGTCACAAGCCTGACAATTTCACCTACAATACTGCCCTTGATACTTACTGCAAAACTGGCATGATATCAGACGCGGTAGAGCTTTTTGAGTTCATGAGGACAAAAGGTTCAATCATATCTTCTCCTACTGCCAAGAGTTATTCAATTCTAATTGCGGCTCTTGTCCAAAACGATAGAATGGAGGAATGTCTTAAAATTATGGGGCATATGATTAGCAGTGGTTGTCTTCCTGATGTCACGACATACAAGGATATAATCGAAGGTATGTGTTTGTGTGGTAAAATAGACGAAGCATACAAGTTCTTGGAAGAGATGGGAAACAAAGGTTACCGGCCTGATATTGTTACTTATAATTGTTTCCTCAAGGTTCTCTGCGACAATAAGAAGTCTGAGGAAGCCCTTAAACTATATGGAAGAATGATTGATCTGAATTGTGTTCCTAGTGTCCAAACTTACAATATGCTGATTTCGATGTTTTTTAGGATGGATGATCCTGACGGGGCATTTGAGACTTGGCATGAAATGGAGAAGAGGGGTTGTAGGCCAGACACAGATACATACTGTGTCACGATTGAGGGTTTATTTAACTTCAATAAAGCTGAAGATGCTTGTATTCTTTTGGAAGAAGTGATATACAAGGGAATGAAACTTCCGTATAGAAAGTTTGACTCCTTGTTGATGCAACTTTCAATGATTGGTGATCTCCAGGCTATTCATAAGCTCTCAGATCATATGAGGAAATTCTATAATAATCCTATGGCAAGACGTTATGCTCTAAGCCAGAAGCGCAAGAGCATGGGCTTGAGAGGGAAATCGTAG